The sequence GGAGCCGACGCGAGCCTCGACGACGACTGTCTTTGTTCCTTCCCAAGCGTCGTGGCGGATTTGTTCGACGGCTACCTGTTTTTGGAACAGGCTCTTCTGCAGGTTTTCTCGTCGCGCTCGTTCTTGGGGGTCGGGGCGAAGTTCAAAAACAAGCTCCTTCTTGCGCGGGTCGGACCGGATGACGACGTGCTTGTAGACATGGCTGGTCTGGCCGTTGCGCGGTCCGTCCAAATAATCCATGCGGGCGTAGTCGGGATGCGGCTTGTGCACCTTCATCTTATAAGCGTGGCCGCGCTGGCCGAATTGGCTTTCGATGACGACGGTCGTTTCGTAAGTGGCCTTTTTGTCGGCCAGGATTGCATCCTTATACTGCTGGAGGGCGCTCTGTTCGACAAAGGGCTGTCCGCCCGCCATCGCCGCCGTTGCGACGCAGGCCAGGCCGACGCTGAGCAAGGCTGATTTCATCTTTCCGCGCTCAATACCCCGCAAGCTGATAGAACTCGGACGACCCGCTGTTGCCGCCTGTCAGGTAGAGGTGTCGTTGTTCGAAGTTGCCCTTGTTCAGGCCGGCTTCCACAGCGATGTTAGTCGAGGAGTTCGGTGCGGCTCCCGGTCCTGCCAGATAGAACCAAGCGAAAGCGGCCGCAAACCCTGCGGCCAGCGCTCCTCCGCCCAGCCATGCGAATCGAGGCGCCTTGACCTTGGGCCAGAGCGTCCGAGCCTTTTGCCGGGGAAGGCGCGAGTCGATAGCGGACCAGATGTCGGCGGTCGGGGTCAGCGGCGCAA is a genomic window of Armatimonadota bacterium containing:
- a CDS encoding zf-HC2 domain-containing protein, with translation MSRWNCEETVGRISDFLDSDLTAEELGSFNEHMDACPPCKAELSAYQKMGDLCRDFAPLTPTADIWSAIDSRLPRQKARTLWPKVKAPRFAWLGGGALAAGFAAAFAWFYLAGPGAAPNSSTNIAVEAGLNKGNFEQRHLYLTGGNSGSSEFYQLAGY